In the Enterococcus saigonensis genome, one interval contains:
- a CDS encoding nucleotide pyrophosphohydrolase, protein MTKKTLYQMQHEVDDYIAQFKVGYFSPLAQLARMTEEVGELAREVNHYYGEKQKKANEAPNTVAEELGDVFFALLLMANSLEIDLTEVFDQNMAKFNQRDHYRFERKDGTRAPEDENALN, encoded by the coding sequence ATGACGAAAAAAACATTATACCAAATGCAACACGAAGTAGACGATTATATCGCACAGTTTAAAGTAGGCTATTTCTCTCCTTTAGCACAACTTGCCCGTATGACAGAAGAAGTGGGGGAATTAGCTAGAGAAGTCAATCACTACTATGGTGAAAAGCAAAAAAAAGCAAATGAAGCCCCGAATACAGTTGCAGAAGAATTAGGGGATGTGTTTTTTGCATTATTATTAATGGCGAATTCTCTAGAGATTGATTTAACGGAAGTTTTTGACCAGAATATGGCGAAATTTAATCAACGGGATCATTATCGCTTTGAACGAAAAGATGGCACAAGAGCCCCGGAGGATGAGAATGCGCTTAACTAA